In Pyrus communis chromosome 15, drPyrComm1.1, whole genome shotgun sequence, the genomic stretch CCAAAGACATTGAAACTCTCAGTGTGCAAGATGTGATAGCATCCTTAAGAgcctttggccaaagactcgaGAGGCATGCTGATTTTGCACCTGAGAAAGCCTTTCAATCACTCAATGTTGGATCAGTGGAAGGGCAAGAACAAGAAATGGGAGGGAAAAGGGTATCACAACTCTAGACCTAACCAAGGCAGCAACATTAATGCAGGTCTAAGAACCAAACAATAATGCAAACATTGTGATAAATTTCATCTTGGAGAGTGTTGGTTCAAAGACAAGCCTAGGTGCCACAAATGCAACAGGTTTGGGCACATTATGAAAGACTGTAGATCAAAGAATGTGTAGCAAGTAAACTGCGCAAATCAAGTGGAGGAAGAAGCAAATGTGTTCTATGCTTTCAATGCAAAAGTGGAGAAAAACAATGAAGTGTGGTACGTTGACAGTGGCTGCAGCAACCACACAACTGCACATGAGTCATTACTTATTGACATTGACACAAACTTCACTGGAAAAGCGAAAATGGGAAATGGAAACATTGTCAAGGCCACTGGAAAAGGAACTTTGGTTATCAACaccaagaaaggaagaagatgcATAAGAGAAATGATGTTAATGCCAGGACCGGATGAAAACCTCCTTAGTGTGGGtcaaatgatggagcatgggtaTTTCTAACTCTTTGGGGGACTATGGTTGAGATCTATGATG encodes the following:
- the LOC137718082 gene encoding uncharacterized protein — encoded protein: MRENELLKDYFTRLFDVVNKMKTYGKELPNERIVQKLLISLTKPYDSIVSVIEETKDIETLSVQDVIASLRAFGQRLERHADFAPEKAFQSLNVGSVEGQEQEMGGKRQVNCANQVEEEANVFYAFNAKVEKNNEVWYVDSGCSNHTTAHESLLIDIDTNFTGKAKMGNGNIVKATGKGTLVINTKKGRRCIREMMLMPGPDENLLSVGQMMEHGYF